The proteins below are encoded in one region of Apium graveolens cultivar Ventura chromosome 4, ASM990537v1, whole genome shotgun sequence:
- the LOC141720697 gene encoding short-chain dehydrogenase TIC 32 B, chloroplastic-like, with product MGIFSLMTGMAGPSGFGSASTAEQVTDGIDASNLTAIVTGGASGIGLETARVLALRKAHVIIAARNVEAANEAKQLILKDQPNARIDVLKLDLCSIKSVKAFADSFKALNLPLNILINNAGIMFCPYQLSADGIEIQFATNHLGHFLLTNLLLDKMKETAKSTGTQGRIVNLSSIAHQHTYSDGILFENLNDEKSYSDKKAYGQSKLANVLHANELSRRLQAEGANITVNSVHPGLIMTNLFKYSAVLFKLLKLVTPLIWKNVPQGAATTCYVALHPKLKGVSGKYYQDCNEWQPSKFATDERLAKKLWDFSNKLANSA from the exons ATGGGCATATTTTCATTGATGACAGGAATGGCAGGACCAAGCGGGTTCGGATCTGCTTCAACTGCTGAACAAGTCACTGACGGCATTGATGCTTCTAATCTCACTGCCATCGTTACTG GAGGGGCAAGTGGAATTGGGTTAGAGACAGCAAGAGTGTTAGCACTGAGAAAAGCTCATGTGATAATAGCAGCAAGGAACGTAGAGGCTGCAAATGAAGCAAAGCAGCTGATTCTTAAAGACCAACCAAATGCTCGAATTGATGTTCTTAAACTTGACCTCTGCTCTATTAAATCTGTTAAGGCTTTTGCTGATAGCTTCAAGGCTCTTAACCTTCCTCTCAACATTCTCAT AAACAATGCTGGCATTATGTTTTGCCCATACCAACTTTCTGCAGATGGGATAGAGATACAATTCGCAACAAACCATCTGG GGCATTTCTTGTTGACAAATCTATTACTTGACAAGATGAAGGAGACAGCAAAATCTACAGGTACTCAAGGTAGAATTGTGAATTTATCCTCAATAGCTCACCAGCATACTTATTCAGACGGAATACTATTCGAAAACCTCAATGATGAAAAGAG CTATTCGGACAAGAAGGCTTATGGACAATCCAAATTAGCAAATGTATTGCACGCTAATGAGCTGTCCCGGCGCCTACAG GCAGAGGGAGCAAATATTACAGTGAACTCGGTACATCCAGGACTGATTATGACAAACCTCTTTAAATACTCGGCCGTTCTGTTTA AACTTCTGAAGCTGGTTACTCCTCTCATTTGGAAGAATGTCCCACAG GGAGCAGCCACAACCTGTTATGTAGCCCTCCACCCTAAATTGAAAGGTGTAAGTGGAAAGTATTATCAGGACTGCAATGAATGGCAGCCCAGCAAATTCGCAACCGACGAGAGGTTAGCCAAGAAACTCTGGGACTTTAGCAACAAGCTGGCTAACTCTGCTTGA